The genomic DNA TGGGGACATCCATCTGATAACCTAGGCGGAATTTTAGCGGTTGCAGATTATATTAGCCGTGTTCGTATTTCAGAAGGAAAAGAAGCTTTAAAAGTACGTGAAGTATTAGAAATGATGATTAAAGCACATGAGATTCAAGGCGTGCTCGCTTTAGAAAACAGCTTAAACAGAGTTGGTCTTGACCATGTATTATATGTAAAAGTAGCAACAACTGCAGTAGTTGCGAAAATGCTTGGCGGAACACGTGAAGAAATCTTTAATGCATTATCACATGCGTGGATTGATAATTCTAGTCTTCGTACATATCGTCATGCTCCAAATACGGGCTCACGTAAATCATGGGCTGCAGGTGACGCAACGAGCCGCGGTGTTCATCTTGCAATGACTGCTCTAAAAGGTGAAATGGGTTATCCAACGGCCCTATCTGCACCAGGATGGGGATTCCAAGATGTATTATTCAATAAACAGGAATTAAAATTAGCAAGACCACTAGAGTCATATGTAATGGAAAATGTATTATTTAAAGTGTCATATCCAGCAGAATTCCATGCACAAACGGCTGCAGAATGTGCAGTGAAGTTGCATCCGGAAATTAAAGAGAGATTAGATGAAATTGACCGTATTACAATTACAACTCATGAATCAGCAATTCGTATTATTGATAAAGAAGGTCCATTAAATAACCCAGCTGATCGTGATCATTGCTTACAATACATTACGGCAATTGGTTTATTAAAAGGAGATATCGTTGCAGACGATTATGAAGATGCAGTAGCAAACGATCCACGTGTAGATGAATTACGTAATAAGATGGTTGTTGTTGAAAACAAACAGTACAGTTTAGATTACCTTGACCCGAACAAGCGCTCAATCGCCAACGCTGTTCAAGTTCACTTTAAAGATGGCACAGTAACAGAAAATGTGGAATGTGAATATCCACTTGGTCACCGTTTCCGTAGAGACGAAGCAATCCCAAAAGTTGTTCAAAAGTTCACTGCAAATATGGCAGGTCATTATTCTAGTAAGCAACAAGAACAAATTCATGAAGTTTGTTTAAATGAAGAAAAACTAGAAAATATGAATGTAAACGAATTTGTAGATCTATTCTTAATTTAATAATAGGGGGAATTTAGAATGGCTTGGGTTGTGAAAAAGCAGTCAACACAAGAGGAGCTTGCGAATCGATTCCGAGCTTTAGTAGAAGCAAATGAAATTTTGCAAATTCCAGGTGCTCATGATGCAATGGCGGCTTTAGTTGCAAAAAATACAGGTTTTTCAGCTCTTTATTTATCCGGAGCTGCTTATACTGCAAGTAAAGGGTTACCAGATTTAGGTATCGTGACGTCTACTGAAGTGGCTGAGAGAGCAAGAGATTTAGTAAGAGCTACAGACTTACCTGTTCTTGTTGACATTGATACAGGATTTGGTGGTGTACTAAATGTAGCGAGAACAGCTGTAGAAATGATGGAAGCGAAAGTAGCAGCTGTCCAAATTGAAGATCAGCAATTACCAAAAAAATGTGGACATTTAAATGGTAAGAAACTTGTTACTACAGAAGAATTGGTTCAAAAAATTAAAGCAATTAAAGAAGTTGCACCGAGCTTATACATTGTAGCACGTACTGATGCTCGCGGCGTTGAAGGATTAGATGAAGCAATTGAAAGAGCAAATGCATATGTAAAAGCCGGTGCAGATGCAATTTTCCCTGAAGCGCTTCAATCAGAGGAAGAATTCCGTCTATTTAATAGTAAGGTAAATGCACCTTTACTTGCGAATATGACTGAATTCGGAAAAACTCCATATTATAGTGCAGAGGAATTTGCGAATATGGGCTTTCAAATGGTTATTTATCCTGTAACTTCACTTCGCGTTGCAGCGAAAGCGTATGAAAATGTGTTTACTTTGATTAAAGAAACAGGTTCTCAAAAAGATGCACTTTCTAATATGCAAACGAGAAGTGAATTATACGAAACAATTTCATATCATGACTTTGAAGAGTTAGATACTGGTATTGCAAAAACAGTATTATCAGAAGATCAATAGATAAAGCAGTGAAGGCGATGAAAATACATCTTTGGCAAAATAAAATGCTTGATGTGAAAAATCATCGCCTTCTATTTTCAAAAAAAGATATTCCACTCATCGTAGACGAGCATAAGCAAAAAGCTATGAAAGCCGAATGATAGGGGGATACATATGGAGAAAACGAAGTTACCATGGGATGAATTTTTTTCACTCAATAAAGATATAAATCATACTTACTTTACACCAGAAGATTTTTCAGGTGATGAAGATTTAATCGCAAAAACGACAGAACAATTCGTTAAACAAGAAATTGTTCCACAAATGGAGAATATTGAACAACATAACTATAAAGTTTCTCGTCAATTATTTGAGAAAGCTGGGGAACTTGGATTATTAGGCATTGAGGTACCAGAAGATTATGGCGGGTTCGAGTTAGGAAAGGCTGTCTCAGGTCTTGTAGCAGAGAAAATGGGTTACGCTGGTGCATTTAGCGTTTCATTTAATATACACGCTGGTGTCGGTACATTGCCTTACATATATTACGGAACGAAAGAACAGAAAGAAAAATATTTACCAAAAATCGCATCGGGAGAATGGATTGGGGCTTATGCTTTAACTGAGCCAAATGCTGGTTCGGATGCATTAAGTGCAAAAACGAGCGCAGTATTGAATGAAGAGGGAACAGCTTGGAAGTTAAATGGTGAGAAGCAATGGATTACAAATGCTCATATGGCAGATGTATACGTTGTTTTTGCGAAGACAAATAAAGGAATGACAGCATTTATTGTCGAAAGAACATGTGAAGGTGTATCCATTGGGTTAGAAGAAAAGAAAATGGGTATTAAAGGTTCTTCAACGGCGACTCTTATTTTAGAAGATGTTGTCATCCCTGTTGAAAATGTTTTAGGGGAAGTTGGGAAAGGGCATCACGTAGCTCTTAATATTCTTAACTTTGCTAGACTTAAACTTGCTTTTGGAAATATTGGAACAGCAAAACAAGCAATTGGTTTGTCGGTTCAATATGGAAAAGAGCGAAAACAGTTCCAAACGGAATTAGTAGACTTTACGATGATTCAAGAGAAAATTGCAAATATGATCATTGCTACATATGGAGCCGAAAGTGCAGCTTACCGTACAGCAGGTGTAATTGATGAAGCAATTCATGAGAGCGATGAAGATCTTATGAAAAAAATGTCTCAATTTGCAATTGAATGTGCACTAAATAAAGTAAATGCTTCTGAAACACTTGCTTATATTGTAGATGAAGCTGTACAAATTCATGGTGGTTACGGTTATATGCAAGAGTACGAGGTAGAACGATTGTATCGTGATGCTAGAATTAGTCGTATTTTTGAAGGAACGAACGAAATTAATAGATTAACAGTTGCCAAAATGTTAATGAAGCAAATCGAACAATTAGAAGATACTGAAGTAGAAAGTGATGTAGCAAATGTCGAAAGAAACCATCGTTACATTTTATTAGCGAAAAAATTGTTGAAACAATCTTTGAAAACGCTCTCTAAAACTCCAAGTCTAAAAATCGACCAAGAACAAGAATATTCACGTGTAATATCAAATATGTTGACGGACGTGTACGTCATGGAATCAGCGTTTTTACGTACGAGAAAAGCAGTAAGTAAAAATGGTGAGGAAAAAGAACGTACGAAGCAACAAATAACGGATGTTATTTGTGAAGAAGGATATCGTAAAGTAGAAGAAGCGGCGATTTCTGTACTTTCAGCGGCTGTCACAGAAGAAAAAGATAGACATGTGATTTTAGCTGAAATCCGTCAATTATTAGTACCTTTATACACGAACGTATTTATGAAGAAGAGAGAAATTGCGAAAGCTATTATAAATCGTGGGAAATATATTGTGTAAATAGGAGGAAAGCGATATGAAAAAGATTGGTTTTATCGGTTTAGGTAACATGGGTCTTCCGATGTCAAAAAATCTAGTTAAATCAGGTTACACGGTATATGGCGTGGACTTAAATAAAGAGGCAGAAGCGTCCTTTGAAAAAGAAGGCGGAATTATCGGTCTATCAATCTTAAAACTAGCAGAAACATGTGATGTAGTTTTTACAAGTTTACCTTCACCTCGTGCTGTTGAAGCGGTATATTTTGGAGCAGAAGGATTATTTGAAAATGGTCACTCGAATGTAGTTTTCATTGATACAAGTACGGTATCGCCGCAGTTAAACAAACAATTAGAGGAAGTTGCAAAGGAAAAGAAAGTAGACTTTTTAGCAGCACCTGTGAGTGGTGGAGTAATCGGAGCCGAAAACCGTACATTAACGTTTATGGTTGGTGGATCAAAAGAGGTATATGAGAAAACGGAATCTATCATGGGCGTACTAGGCGCGAACATTTTCCACGTTAGTGAGCAGATTGATAGTGGTACAACTGTTAAGTTAATTAATAACTTATTAATTGGTTTTTATACAGCTGGAGTGAGTGAAGCTTTAACATTAGCGAAAAAGAACAATATGGATTTAGATAAAATGTTTGATATTTTAAATGTAAGTTACGGTCAAAGTAGAATTTATGAACGTAATTTTAAAAGTTTTATAGCACCTGAAAACTACGAGCCAGGATTTACTGTGAACTTATTGAAGAAAGATTTAGGATTTGCAGTTGACTTAGCTAAGGAAAGCGAACTCCATTTACCGGTAAGCGAAATGTTATTAAACGTATATGACGAAGCTAGTCAAGCTGGATATGGTGAAAACGATATGGCTGCTTTATATAAGAAAGTTAGCGAGCAATTAATTTCTAATCAAAAATAAATTATACAAAGGAGAGAATACAATGATTACAACTGAAATTAAACGAGTAAAAAATCACATTAACGGTGAGTGGGTTGAATCGACAGGTACGGAAGTAGAAGCAGTTCCAAATCCAGCGACTGGAAAAATTATCGCTTACGTTCCACTATCTCCAAAAGAAGATGTTGAAAAAGCTGTTGAAGCGGCAAAAGCAGCATTTGAAACGTGGTCTAAAGTACCAGTTCCGAATCGTTCAAGAAATTTATATAAATATTTACAGCTATTACAAGAAAACAAAGATGAGCTTGCGAAAATCATTACGCTAGAGAATGGTAAGACGCTAACGGATGCAACAGGTGAAGTACAGCGTGGTATTGAAGCAGTGGAACTTGCAACATCGGCACCTAATTTAATGATGGGTCAAGCGCTG from Bacillus cereus G9842 includes the following:
- the prpD gene encoding 2-methylcitrate dehydratase, producing the protein MIKTNEIKQKDALLEEITDYVLNKEVTSAEAFSTARYVLLDTLGCGILALQYPECTKLLGPVVPGTIVPNGTRVPGTSYVLDPVKGAFNIGCMIRWLDYNDTWLAAEWGHPSDNLGGILAVADYISRVRISEGKEALKVREVLEMMIKAHEIQGVLALENSLNRVGLDHVLYVKVATTAVVAKMLGGTREEIFNALSHAWIDNSSLRTYRHAPNTGSRKSWAAGDATSRGVHLAMTALKGEMGYPTALSAPGWGFQDVLFNKQELKLARPLESYVMENVLFKVSYPAEFHAQTAAECAVKLHPEIKERLDEIDRITITTHESAIRIIDKEGPLNNPADRDHCLQYITAIGLLKGDIVADDYEDAVANDPRVDELRNKMVVVENKQYSLDYLDPNKRSIANAVQVHFKDGTVTENVECEYPLGHRFRRDEAIPKVVQKFTANMAGHYSSKQQEQIHEVCLNEEKLENMNVNEFVDLFLI
- the prpB gene encoding methylisocitrate lyase, whose amino-acid sequence is MAWVVKKQSTQEELANRFRALVEANEILQIPGAHDAMAALVAKNTGFSALYLSGAAYTASKGLPDLGIVTSTEVAERARDLVRATDLPVLVDIDTGFGGVLNVARTAVEMMEAKVAAVQIEDQQLPKKCGHLNGKKLVTTEELVQKIKAIKEVAPSLYIVARTDARGVEGLDEAIERANAYVKAGADAIFPEALQSEEEFRLFNSKVNAPLLANMTEFGKTPYYSAEEFANMGFQMVIYPVTSLRVAAKAYENVFTLIKETGSQKDALSNMQTRSELYETISYHDFEELDTGIAKTVLSEDQ
- a CDS encoding acyl-CoA dehydrogenase family protein, whose amino-acid sequence is MEKTKLPWDEFFSLNKDINHTYFTPEDFSGDEDLIAKTTEQFVKQEIVPQMENIEQHNYKVSRQLFEKAGELGLLGIEVPEDYGGFELGKAVSGLVAEKMGYAGAFSVSFNIHAGVGTLPYIYYGTKEQKEKYLPKIASGEWIGAYALTEPNAGSDALSAKTSAVLNEEGTAWKLNGEKQWITNAHMADVYVVFAKTNKGMTAFIVERTCEGVSIGLEEKKMGIKGSSTATLILEDVVIPVENVLGEVGKGHHVALNILNFARLKLAFGNIGTAKQAIGLSVQYGKERKQFQTELVDFTMIQEKIANMIIATYGAESAAYRTAGVIDEAIHESDEDLMKKMSQFAIECALNKVNASETLAYIVDEAVQIHGGYGYMQEYEVERLYRDARISRIFEGTNEINRLTVAKMLMKQIEQLEDTEVESDVANVERNHRYILLAKKLLKQSLKTLSKTPSLKIDQEQEYSRVISNMLTDVYVMESAFLRTRKAVSKNGEEKERTKQQITDVICEEGYRKVEEAAISVLSAAVTEEKDRHVILAEIRQLLVPLYTNVFMKKREIAKAIINRGKYIV
- a CDS encoding NAD(P)-dependent oxidoreductase: MKKIGFIGLGNMGLPMSKNLVKSGYTVYGVDLNKEAEASFEKEGGIIGLSILKLAETCDVVFTSLPSPRAVEAVYFGAEGLFENGHSNVVFIDTSTVSPQLNKQLEEVAKEKKVDFLAAPVSGGVIGAENRTLTFMVGGSKEVYEKTESIMGVLGANIFHVSEQIDSGTTVKLINNLLIGFYTAGVSEALTLAKKNNMDLDKMFDILNVSYGQSRIYERNFKSFIAPENYEPGFTVNLLKKDLGFAVDLAKESELHLPVSEMLLNVYDEASQAGYGENDMAALYKKVSEQLISNQK